From Balearica regulorum gibbericeps isolate bBalReg1 chromosome 13, bBalReg1.pri, whole genome shotgun sequence, a single genomic window includes:
- the PKD1L3 gene encoding polycystin-1-like protein 3 translates to MFYRCYCCKQQRGRRNADDMTRMTSQAFEEGSKKSGDVISKTSATQGTELRMWLGIAVLISLAVCLAVEEATVDEGIPCSKYQLAFNHSCYEFVRLQRTFTSAQSWCERGGGHLVFIENEETQEFLQKHIAEDQEWWIGLISNSLLNETTDGSMIWLDTSNISYSNWYKDQPSPFSSTCGYILKNAKYQWGVTENCSQEFDFICEFESGQSIACDNYNATVQCGSGEVIQIGESFYGRKTPHYCVSETPLQYDTDEDCSWISVKDEVAAQCHGLQACQVAADGTFFGDPCPASGSYLSIQYHCKEGLQLVVTDTCFVFENIIVSLNWLLSPYSGNLSCIISTGDGHTIDPYYPLTLVSNVTYRYASPGEFTVFVECTTSEWHVTAQKRVTVQDKMDRLSITGCYSQYESGNSSHCRTLYGELLWIQVELNGGNGVTFIILGDNMTLTESSAKEGIVPHNLTLNSASQELLGPGIHQLEIRASSNTTTLEICESIAVHLIEPVSGLQAALGSHTLQLGENLEINVSASHGAPDQLKFEVIGSNETHSHKEDSPHGEPRTYVIPMDSEGTFLVKVVAMNAFSNMSVDLGFITVLANSSYKEDSAKEEGSSKTNTQRTNDHKRKKNIYIKPSRHVDPFTTVTLGWPDNNNNYSFLWSCGACWPQWDECVQQQIILTNQTEVQIPPSCLPPPKSAVTVRVAVHNHGNEERQDEQCLYVTAKQELQLEIRCEANCKPVNASDEVVLSVSGQKDSQAIYYNWYLDNTFQTKSIPLPLACGLTGFRQNSLNLLQSNTSVLKMNSSFLQTQGEAFQIKVTAMTQRGYGEETYLVSTVPPPKIPSCAVSPKQGSVLTTFTISCSAPCLADSCQSSHNRQLMYCFYLKSNSLLHCGPDPELFPVYLPLGEKENNFILHMTITVSNSYGDTVQTNASVKVGHADMINANLTLQAIVSEKTNILKDGNNSMSLFQLYKSVTSVLNQETQEESFNISLQTDTRKELRGLMLTTLSAVNITSVQTALKMSELLKEITYRSEELSVSAQVEASNTLKDVSASLLTVNTEDTRDDQKLKDAANYLFNAVSNVLKASVEIRATNASVPEAEQSSVSHQLLNTVENLQSALLFGKEPDDEPTVLTTPSATMYIHRLQTENMDGTSINISNSTSASFTLPPASSLSVSGVDDETVDIRMVSFAVNPFSSSDTSFDISGTVGGLSLTGLDGLIIPVSNLKENIEIMLPRLSATQEDKILLNLGNFSTFQVNVTSENTSIVIHLESEQDIPLILYLGYGYRPNETNYDMKNHLFYKKTTGGETNTWVLSPEELIFGEGIYYFMVLQDMGMESTVYDKLTIAVTCFASRCVFWDEHQGNWNSYGCHVGPKTNPRSTQCLCNHLTFFGSSFFIIPNAIDVSKTVQLFGTFVDNPVVVTTVGCIFLVYVLVVIWARRKDIQDDAKVKITVLEDNDPFAQYRYLVTVFTGHRRGAATTSKVTLTLYGLEGESEPHHLTDPDTPVFERGGVDVFLLCTFFPLGELQSIRLWHDNSGDSPSWYVNRILVHDLAWDQKWYFLCNSWLAVDIGECVLDKVFPVATEQDMKQFSNLFFMKTSKGFQEGHIWYSVFSRSPRSSFTRAQRVSCCFSLLLCTMLTSLMFWGVPKDPAEQKMDLGKIEFTWQEVMIGFESSLLMFPINLLIVQIFRNIRSRPAMQGREKKPGKNGRVSPSLPPSPQVTQAVSLTPEAVTKDIRRIANSLFKALKTPSPTSVSDLGKSTNINTLLAMVEDIICQQNRAGQEFYNESKKKDDPIIVTLGAMDIQEKPRSSTPEKGMCERLKYSDYNRCLYMQLQHVEMELELLGPHKFQMPQSYTQAVRQVQHMKNLLENRICSSASISERWSLTPSFSGDGKKSASSKGLPWWFVFIAWFLVAVTSGVSGFFTMLYGLHYGKENSIKWLISMAISFLESLFITQPLKVLGFAAFFALVLKKVEHEDEENTAIDGPLSAPGDSNPLFGARRDSRSNIYRPPPAADVEKMKISCMKEQKAFALIREILAYLGFLWMLLLVAYGQRDPNSYYLNKHIENSFSDGFHDVYSYQDFFTWANTTLVKNLYGSYKGFITDGNSKLVGSARIRQVRVKGDTCPISPKLQRVIQECHAPYSLQTEDTSDYGEHWNTSIFNNSSDLSSAWHYQSQSKLRGHPVWGKLAVYRGGGYVIHLGTDPKNASRILQYLFNNVWLDTFTRAVFVEFTVYNANVNLFCIVSLMFETNALGPFFTSAELQSVRLYPYTNSLHIFVVAAEVIYFLFIVYYMIVQGKLMKTLRWRYFHSKWNLLEMAIILISWSALSVFVKRTILGTRDISYYQEHKEDCVSFNETARADAVLGYLIAFLVLLSTVKLWHLLRLNPKLNMITSTLRRAWGDISGFITVIAIMFLAYSIATNLIFGWKLYSYKTLFDSAETMVSLQLGIFNYEEVLDYNPVLGSFLIGSCIIFMTFVVLNLFISVILVAFSEEQKHYQASEEEEIVDLMLMKLFSFLGIKCKKEEKPVTNDQLEQPVNN, encoded by the exons ATGTTCTATCGCTGCTATTGTTGTaagcagcaaagaggaaggagaaatgctgACGACATGACAAGGATGACATCTCAAGCTTTTGAAGAAGGCAGCAAAAAGAGTGGTGATGTGATAAGCAAGACCAGTGCCACACAGGGCACTGAGCTGAGAATGTGGCTTGGGATCGCAGTTCTGATTTCTCTTGCTGTATGCTTGGCTGTGGAAGAGGCAACTGTTGATGAAGGAATCCCTTGCTCAAAGTATCAGCTAGCTTTCAACCATTCATGCTATGAGTTTGTTAGACTTCAGCGTACCTTCACAAGTGCCCAGAGCTGGtgtgagagaggaggagggcacCTTGTCTTTATTGAAAACGAGGAAACTCAAGAGTTCTTGCAAAAACATATTGCTGAGGACCAGGAATGGTGGATAGGACTGATCTCAAACTCCTTGCTGAATGAAACTACTGACG GGTCAATGATTTGGCTGGACACTTCAAATATAAGCTACAGTAACTGGTACAAGGATCAGCCATCTCCTTTCTCATCCACGTGTGGGTACATCCTGAAGAATGCCAAGTATCAGTGGGGTGTGACTGAAAATTGCAGCCAGGAATTTGACTTCATTTGCGAGTTTG AATCTGGCCAGAGCATTGCTTGTGATAATTACAACGCCACTGTACAGTGTGGATCAGGAGAAGTCATTCAAATTGGAGAGAGCTTCTATGGACGGAAGACCCCTCACTACTGTGTATCAGAGACTCCTCTCCAGTATGATACAGATGAAGACTGTAGCTGGATCAGTGTCAAAGATGAAGTAGCAG CCCAGTGTCATGGTCTTCAGGCCTGCCAGGTCGCAGCAGATGGCACTTTCTTTGGAGATCCTTGTCCAGCTTCCGGAAGCTATTTGTCTATTCAATACCACTGCAAGGAAG GTCTGCAGCTGGTTGTAACAGATACATgctttgtctttgaaaatatcATTGTCAGTTTGAACTGGCTGCTCTCTCCATACTCTGGCAACCTTTCCTGTATCATTAGCACTGGAGATGGCCACACTATTGATCCTTACTACCCTCTAAC ACTGGTCAGCAATGTCACATATAGATATGCATCTCCCGGAGAGTTTACTGTTTTTGTGGAATGTACCACCAGTGAATGGCATGTGACGGCACAGAAGCGGGTGACTGTTCAAGATAAGATGGATCGACTAAGCATTACTGGGTGCTATAGCCAGTATGAATCTGGGAACAGCTCTCACTGCCGTACGCTGTATGGGGAGTTGTTGTGGATTCAAGTTGAACTCAATGGAG GCAATGGAGTGACCTTCATTATATTAGGAGATAACATGACACTCACGGAATCCAGTGCAAAGGAAGGAATTGTCCCTCACAATCTGACACTCAACAGTGCCTCTCAAGAGCTGCTAGGCCCAGGGATACATCAACTGGAAATCCGAGCATCCAGCAACACAACCACATTGGAGATCTGTGAGAGTATTGCTGTTCACTTAATTGAGCCAGTATCTGGTCTTCAGGCTGCATTAGGTTCTCACACTCTGCAGCTGGGGGAGAATTTGGAGATAAATGTCTCTGCGTCTCATGGTGCCCCAGATCAGCTGAAGTTTGAGGTGATTGGATCTAATGAAACTCACTCTCACAAAGAAGACAGCCCTCATGGGGAACCTCGAACGTACGTCATTCCCATGGACTCTGAAG GTACTTTCCTAGTGAAAGTGGTGGCCATGAATGCCTTCTCAAACATGAGTGTGGATCTTGGTTTCATCACTGTGTTGGCAAACAGTTCTTATAAAGAAG ATTCTGCTAAGGAAGAAGGCAGCTCCAAAACAAATACCCAAAGGACAAAT gatcacaaaagaaaaaaaaatatatatattaaaccGAGTCGCCATGTGGATCCTTTCACAACTGTTACACTTGGCTGGCCAGACAACAACAATAATTACAGTTTTCTCTGGTCCTGTG GAGCTTGCTGGCCTCAGTGGGACGAATGTGTGCAGCAACAGATAATCCTAACCAACCAAACTGAGGTGCAAATCCCACCTTCCTGCCTTCCACCTCCAAAGTCAGCAGTGACTGTCAGGGTTGCAGTCCACAACCATGGCAATGAAGAGAGGCAGGATGAGCAATGTCTCTATGTGACTGCAAAACAAGAACTGCAACTGGAAATCAG ATGTGAGGCAAACTGCAAGCCAGTGAATGCTAGTGATGAAGTTGTTTTGAGTGTCTCTGGACAGAAGGACTCCCAGGCCATATATTATAACTGGTATTTAGATAACACTTTCCAAACCAAG TCTATACCCCTCCCTCTAGCCTGTGGCCTGACTGGTTTCCGGCAGAACTCTTTGAATTTGCTTCAAAGCAACACATCCGTGTTGAAAATGAACAGCTCCTTCTTGCAGACACAGGGAGAAGCTTTTCAGATTAAAGTAACAG CAATGACTCAGCGTGGCTATGGGGAGGAAACGTACCTTGTCAGCACTGTGCCTCCGCCCAAGATCCCCAGTTGTGCCGTGTCTCCCAAGCAGGGATCAGTGCTCACCACCTTCACCATCTCCTGCAGTGCTCCTTGCTTGGCAGATTCATGCCAATCCAGTCACAACAGGCAGCTCATGTACTGCTTCTATCTGAAATCAA ATTCTCTCCTGCACTGTGGCCCAGATCCTGAACTCTTCCCAGTTTATCTTCCacttggagaaaaggaaaataatttcattttacatatgACAATTACTGTTAGCAACAGCTATGGTGATACAGTTCAAACTAATGCTTCAGTGAAG GTTGGACATGCAGATATGATCAATGCGAACCTGACCCTGCAGGCTATTGTATCTGAGAAGACAAACATCCTAAAGGATGGGAACAACAGCATGAGTCTTTTCCAGCTGTATAAGTCAGTGACATCAGTCCTTAATCAGGAGACCCAAGAGGAAAGCTTTAACATATCTTTACAGACGGATACACGAAAAGAG CTCCGAGGGCTGATGCTGACAACTCTCTCTGCTGTTAACATAACATCAGTGCAGACTGCTCTTAAGATGTCAGAATTATTGAAAGAAATCACTTACAGGAGTGAAGAGCTATCTGTCTCAGCACAG GTGGAAGCTAGCAACACTCTAAAAGACGTCAGTGCTTCCTTGCTCACTGTAAACACAGAGGACACCAGAGATGATCAGAAGCTAAAAGATGCAGCCAACTATCTATTTAATGCAGTAAGCAATGTACTTAAAGCTTCTGTAGAAATCAGAGCTACGAACGCTTCAGTGCCAGAAGCAGAACAG AGTTCAGTGTCGCACCAGCTCCTGAATACAGTTGAAAATCTACAGAGTGCCCTTCTGTTTGGGAAAGAACCCGATGATGAACCAACAGTCCTTACTACTCCTTCTGCCACGATGTATATACACAG attacaaacagaaaacatggaTGGCACATCTATTAATATCTCCAATTCCACCTCTGCCAGCTTTACTCTCCCACCTGCTTCCTCTCTCAGTGTTTCAGGAGTTGATGATGAAACAGTGGATATAAGG ATGGTGAGCTTTGCCGTGAATCCCTTTTCCTCCAGTGACACCAGTTTTGACATCAGTGGAACAGTGGGAGGTCTAAGTCTTACTGGTCTGGATGGCTTGATCATACCAGTGAGCAAtctcaaagaaaacattgag ataatGTTACCAAGGCTCTCAGCAACTCAGGAGGACAAGATTCTGTTGAATCTGGGCAATTTTAGCACATTCCAAGTCAATGTTACCTCAGAAAACACATCTATAGTGATCCACCTGGAATCTGAACAGGACATTCCACTAATACTCTACTTAGGGTACGGTTATCGTCCAAATGAAACTAACTATGATATGAAAAATCATCTGTTCTATAAGAAGACCACTGGAG GTGAGACAAACACCTGGGTTCTTAGCCCAGAAGAACTCATTTTTGGAGAGGGAATTTACTATTTCATGGTTTTACAAGATATGGGAATGGAGTCCACAGTCTATGACAAGCTAACTATAGCTGTCACTTGCTTTGCATCCCGCTGTGTATTTTGGGATGAGCACCAGGGGAACTGGAACAGCTATGGATGTCAT gtAGGACCAAAAACAAATCCTAGAAGCACACAGTGCCTCTGCAACCATCTGACCTTCTTCGGGAGCTCCTTCTTCATCATACCCAATGCCATAGATGTTAGCAAAACTGTACAGCTATTTGGTACATTTGTGGACAACCCTGTCGTGGTGACAACTGTAGGATGCATCTTTCTGGTATACGTGCTCGTAGTTATTTGGGCTCGAAGAAAAGACATCCAGGATGATGCCAAA GTGAAAATCACAGTACTGGAAGACAATGACCCCTTTGCTCAGTATCGCTATCTTGTGACAGTTTTTACAGGACACCGCCGcggggcagccacaacctccaAG GTGACTCTCACTCTCTATGGACTGGAAGGAGAGAGTGAGCCACACCATCTAACTGATCCTGATACACCAGTTTTTGAACGTGGAGGAGTGGATGTTTTCCTACTCTGTACCTTCTTCCCTCTTGGGGAACTGCAGAGTATTAGATTATGGCACGATAATTCAGGGGACAGTCCATCCTG GTACGTGAATCGAATATTGGTCCATGATCTGGCATGGGATCAGAAATGGTACTTCCTCTGTAACTCTTGGCTAGCCGTTGATATTGGAGAATGTGTCCTAGATAAAGTGTTTCCAGTAGCTACAGAACAGGACATGAAACAGTTCAG caATCTGTTTTTCATGAAGACCTCCAAGGGTTTCCAGGAGGGGCACATCTGGTACTCGGTTTTCAGCCGCTCCCCGCGAAGCTCCTTCACACGAGCCCAGCGTGTGTCATGTTGCTTCTCACTGCTTCTCTGCACCATGCTGACCAGCCTCATGTTCTGGGGAGTGCCAAAGGATCCAGCTGAGCAGAAAATGGATTTGG GCAAGATCGAGTTCACATGGCAGGAAGTGATGATTGGCTTTGAGAGCTCCCTCCTCATGTTCCCCATCAACCTGCTCATtgtgcagatcttcaggaaCATACGATCCCGGCCAGCCAtgcaagggagagagaagaagcCGGGAAAGAATGGTCGAGTGTCCCCAAGCCTACCTCCCAGTCCACAGGTCACCCAGGCTGTCTCGCTCACTCCAGAGGCTGTGACAAAG GACATAAGAAGAATTGCCAACTCACTCTTTAAAGCCCTGAAGACTCCATCTCCCACTTCAGTATCAGATCTTGGAAAATCAACTAACATCAACACACTTCTGGCAATGGTTGAGGACATCATCTGCCAGCAGAATAGAGCTGGGCAAGAGTTTTATAATGAGAGCAAAAAGAAGGATGACCCTATAATTGTCACATTAGGTGCTATGGATATACAAG AAAAACCAAGAAGCTCAACTCCAGAGAAGGGAATGTGTGAGCGACTGAAATACAGTGATTACAATCGCTGCTTGTACATGCAACTCCAGCATGTAGAGATGGAGCTGGAATTACTGGGGCCCCATAAATTTCAGATGCCTCAGAGTTACACACAAGCTGTTCGTCAGGTTCAGCACATGAAGAACCTCCTGGAGAACCGGATCTGCTCATCAGCATCCATCAGTGAGAG GTGGTCCCTCACTCCAAGCTTCTCTGGTGATGGCAAGAAAAGTGCTTCTTCCAAAGGGCTGCCTTGGTGGTTTGTGTTCATTGCTTGGTTCCTTGTTGCAGTCACCAGTGGTGTATCTGGGTTCTTTACCATGCTCTATGGGCTGCATTACGGCAAGGAGAACTCCATCAAGTGGCTGATCTCCATGGCCATCTCCTTCTTGGAAAGTCTTTTCATCACACAGCCCTTAAAG GTGCTgggatttgctgctttttttgctcTGGTTCTGAAGAAGGTGGAACATGAGgatgaagaaaacacagctaTTGATGGGCCTTTATCTGCACCAG GTGATTCAAATCCTCTCTTTGGAGCCCGAAGGGACAGTAGAAGCAATATTTACCggccacctcctgcagctgatgtggagaaaatgaaaattagctgcatgaaggagcagaaagcaTTTGCCCTCATCAGAGAAATCCTGG cctatttggggtttttatggATGCTGTTACTGGTTGCCTATGGGCAGAGAGATCCCAATTCCTACTACTTAAACAAACACATTGAGAACAGCTTCTCAGATGGATTCCATGATGTCTACAGTTATCAGGATTTTTTCACGTGGGCAAACACTACCTTAGTCAAAAATCTTTATGGATCATACAAAG GATTCATTACAGATGGCAATTCCAAGCTGGTGGGTAGTGCTCGGATTCGCCAAGTAAGAGTGAAAGGAGACACCTGCCCTATTTCTCCCAAACTCCAGCGTGTGATTCAGGAATGCCATGCTCCATATTCCCTACAAACAGAAGATACATCAGATTATGGGGAACACTGGAATACTTCGATCTTCAATAACTCCTCTGACTTGAGCTCAGCATGGCACTACCAGAGTCAGTCCAAACTGAGAGGGCACCCTGTCTGGGGCAAACTTGCCGTCTACAGGGGAGGGGGATATGTGATTCACCTGGGAACTGATCCTAAGAATGCCTCCAG AATTCTCCAGTACCTTTTCAACAATGTCTGGCTAGACACCTTCACAAGAGCAGTGTTTGTTGAATTTACAGTCTACAATGCCAATGTGAACTTGTTCTGCATTGTAAGCCTGATGTTTGAAACCAATGCTTTAG GGCCCTTCTTTACAAGCGCAGAGCTGCAAAGTGTCCGGCTTTACCCGTACACCAACAGTCTCCACATCTTTGTGGTTGCagcagaagtaatttatttcctctttattgTGTACTACATGATTGTACAG GGAAAACTAATGAAGACTCTGAGATGGAGATACTTCCACAGCAAGTGGAATCTCCTGGAGATGGCCATTATATTGATTAGCTGGAGTGCCCTGTCAGTGTTTGTGAAGCGGACAATCCTTGGGACCCGAGACATCAGCTACTACCAGGAACACAAAGAGGA CTGTGTAAGCTTTAATGAAACAGCAAGAGCTGATGCAGTTCTTGGCTACCTGATTGCGTTCCTAGTGCTCCTCTCCACAGTGAAACTGTGGCATCTCCTGAGGCTCAACCCTAAACTAAACATGATCACTTCAACTCTAAGGAGGGCGTGGGGTGATATCTCTGGATTCATCACTGTTATTGCAATCATGTTCCTCGCCTATTCCATTGCT acaAACTTGATATTTGGCTGGAAACTCTACTCTTACAAAACTCTTTTTGATTCAGCAGAGACCATGGTCAGTCTTCAGCTGGGAATCTTCAACTATGAGGAG GTCTTGGACTACAATCCAGTTTTAGGCTCCTTCCTAATTGGATCCTGCATAATTTTCATGACATTTGTGGTGCTGAATCTGTTCATTTCAGTGATTCTGGTTGCTTTTAGTGAGGAGCAGAAGCACTACCAG GCTTcagaagaagaggaaattgTTGATCTAATGCTTATGaaacttttcagtttccttGGAATTAAAtgcaagaaggaagagaagccAGTCACTAACGATCAACTGGAACAACCTGTCAACAATTAA